CCTGACCGCCAACGAGCCGCCGCACAAGGCGTTCGCGGGCAACGCTCCGGCCGAAATTACTGTCGCCGACAACGCTCTGACACTCCCGGCGACGAAGTGCTTCGTGTACGGCGACGCGATCGTCTTCGAGCCGGACTTCCAGAACATCGGGTACTGGAATCGCGATGCCGACTTCGTCGCGTGGAAGGTGAAAGTCGATAAGGCGCGCGAGTTCGACGTGTACCTCGATTACGCCTGCGCGAACGACTCCGCCGGCAACCTCTTCGCGGTCGACGGCGCGGAACAGGCCCTGCGCGGGAAGATCGCGTCCACCGGCGGCTGGGACCAGTATGCCCTTGTGAAACTCGGCACGATCAAGCTCCCACCCGGTGCGGGGAAGATCACCTTCCGCGCCGACGCAACCGTGAAGAACGCGCTACTTGATTTGCGCACCCTGTACCTCGTTCCCCCGGGCGCAAAACCAAAGGTCGCCGGGGTGAGTAACAAACCGCTGTCACCGGCAGAACTCGCCGCACTCATCCTCGACGACGCGACGCCACGAGACCGGCGCGAGGCTCTGGTGAAGCAAGCGATTCCGCTCGCGCCGGACGTGGTTCGCGCGATGGTCGCGAACCTCCCGGCGAACGACGCGAAGGAAGAGTACCGCCGAATCCCGTGGGTGTGGCGCGTCGCCATCGGAGCGGGGCGCGCGAACGATGCCACGGTACTCACGGGCCTACTCGATGTCTCGTTCCCCCGAAAGGGCGAAGCGCTGCGCGACTGGCAAGCCGTCGTTCTCGGTGGGGGCGTAATTAACGGGCTGAGTCTCGAAGGGAAATGGCCCGGCGCGCGGCTCGCGGAACTGATCCGCCCCGATCCGGAGTTGGCCGGGCGCTGGGCCGAGTGCCTGAAGCTGTCGCACGTAATGGCCGACGACGAGAAGGTGTCAACGGGCACGCGGTACGATGCACTGCGGATCGTTGCACTCGACGAGTGGAAGGGCACCGAACCGCGGTTGAAAAAGTACCTCGCGCAGTCCGCTCACGCGGAGCTTCAACAAGGCGCGGTGAGTGGATTGGTAGACGTTGACCGCACCGAGGCCGCAACGCTTCTGGTCCACGCACTACCCGATCTGACGGTCGGGAACCGCAAACTAGCGATCACCGGCTTGCTTCGCACACCCGCTCGCGCAACGGCCCTTCTCGACGCGATCCAAAAAGGAACCGCGAAGCCGGAGTGGGTCGAGGAGGAGCACCGCGCCGTGCTTCTTGAACACCCGGACCGGGCCGTTCGCACCCGCGCCGCAAAGCTCGTCGGCGACGGACGTTAACGTTACTGTTTGTACTCCGCGCCGACTCCGCGGAGCACTTCGTAAATCTGTGCCGCGTAGCCTTCCGTCGAATGACGCTGGCGCGCGGTGTGCCAGCCCGCGGCGCCGTGCTCACGGGCCAGTTCCGGCGCCTCAACGTAACGGGCCATGCACTCGGCCAGCGCGTCCGCGTCACCGCGGTACAGGAGGCCGGTGCGGTTCGGGTCGATGAGTTCGCTAGTACCTCCGCTGTCGTAGCCGATCACCGGGCGGCACGCGGACATCGCCTCCGCGGTCACGCGCCCCATCGCTTCGTTCCGCGAGCACATCAGCGCACAATCTGCGGCCAGGAACGCCCGTTCCGGATCGGGTACGAACCCCCAAAACTCGATCCGGTTCGCGGCGACCAGATCGCTCGCGAGCGCGCGGCAGTGATCGAAGTAGCTCTGGTCACCCGTCCCCCCCGCACCGCCCACAAGCAGCAATCGCGTATCGGGGAAACGACTCGCAATCTGGCTAAAGGCCCGAATCGCAATCGCCTGTCCTTTACTCTCACGGAACCGGCCCACGAGCACGAACGTGAACGGCTGGTGTCGGGTTCGTGCGGCCTCTGCCACCCGTCGGCGCGCGTCAAAGACCGCTTCTTCGGCCACGCCGTTGTAGATCACGTGCGAGTTCTTCAGGCGCGTCTTGCGCAGCGTGGCCCGTTGCAGCGCCTTGGACACAAAAATCGTGGCGTCCGCGGTCCGCAGCCCGAGCCGGAACATGCGCGAGCCGAAGTCGGGCCACAGGTCGTAATCCCGGTTGCCGAACTCGCGGATGTGCCAGACGTGCGGCAGCCCGAGTTCCGTCGCGGCCATCGCCCCGATCGCGAACACGGACGAGTTCGAGTAGATCAGGTCCGCGTTCCAGTGGCTGATCTGGGCGGCGATCGGGCGCAGGTTCCGCGCGTTCCGGTAAATCCGCGTCGCGGCGCCTTGTGGTGTGCGGTCCGCGGAGACCCACCACTCGAACGGGAGCACCGCGGTCGGCACCCCGCGCCGGGCCAGAGCGTCCAACAAGTCACCGCGATCGGGCGCGATCACGTGAGCGCGAACCCCGTACTTACTGAGCCCCTCAATGAGATTTACCAGCGACCAGTTGGCGCCGTACAGCTCCGTGTAGTGGGTAATGAACGCGACGCGCGGCCCGTGTACGGGAGCGGCCCCGGCACCACCGAATTCCGGGTCCGATGGCGGATTGGTCTTCATTTCGCTCGTCCAAATTGTAACGTTCTCGGCCGATTCCCGTGTGGGCGCGGCGCGTTCGGGCCGTGCGCCGGCGCTCTTCCCGATTCGACCGACGGGCACGGGCGGATCGCGTCAGCACCTTTTTCATCAACAATACGAACGGCGAAGTGATGTGATACCTGTTCTCGGCACCAATACCGGGCGGCGACCGCCAGTTTCAGGGCAGGGACGCACTTCGAGTGCGGGCCCGGGGGTAGCAGGGCTACTCAGAGATTGACACTGGCTGGTTGAGCAAAGCCAGCACGTTCGGGTTGAGCAACGATTCCCCGTGTGGCGGCGGCCACGGTACGGTACCCGGCTCGGCACAGCAGGTAGACCGCAGCGTTCCGCAGGCTGGCCAGAGCGCGCGGGGCCGAGCCGCGGCGCACCCGACATCGATCCTCGCCCAGGGTCACGTCGCGGATGTGGCGCAAGGCCTCGATGCCCCAGTGCCCACGGGTGTAACGAAGCACCACGTCCGGGGGGCCAGCCACCGGGCTCAGGCGTGATCCCGTACAGCGCCTCCACCGCTTCCGTTTCTCCTACCCGGCGGCGCCGCTCGAGCCGGAAGGCCTGCTGCAGCCCGGTGTAGCGCGGCTAAGTCTTTCGGGTCGAGATCCCCGACGAGGCGCGTCTTGCCTAGTTCTGTACTTTCCGCGAA
The Gemmata palustris DNA segment above includes these coding regions:
- a CDS encoding glycosyltransferase family 4 protein — encoded protein: MKTNPPSDPEFGGAGAAPVHGPRVAFITHYTELYGANWSLVNLIEGLSKYGVRAHVIAPDRGDLLDALARRGVPTAVLPFEWWVSADRTPQGAATRIYRNARNLRPIAAQISHWNADLIYSNSSVFAIGAMAATELGLPHVWHIREFGNRDYDLWPDFGSRMFRLGLRTADATIFVSKALQRATLRKTRLKNSHVIYNGVAEEAVFDARRRVAEAARTRHQPFTFVLVGRFRESKGQAIAIRAFSQIASRFPDTRLLLVGGAGGTGDQSYFDHCRALASDLVAANRIEFWGFVPDPERAFLAADCALMCSRNEAMGRVTAEAMSACRPVIGYDSGGTSELIDPNRTGLLYRGDADALAECMARYVEAPELAREHGAAGWHTARQRHSTEGYAAQIYEVLRGVGAEYKQ